In a genomic window of Rhododendron vialii isolate Sample 1 chromosome 12a, ASM3025357v1:
- the LOC131310171 gene encoding uncharacterized protein LOC131310171 has protein sequence MTFTGSNEQAGSRERGRTNGRGRGRGRNTSVTHNEGGRGSNENAGTKGKGRTNARGRRRRKDVGRGRGTSVSRGRGTSGSSEYAQF, from the exons ATGACTTTCACAGGTTCCAATGAG CAAGCTGGAAgcagagaaagagggagaacaAATGGTAGGGGTAGAGGAAGGGGGAGAAATACTTCAGTTACACATAATGAAGGTGGAAGAGGTTCCAATGAA AATGCTGGTACTAAAGGAAAAGGTAGAACAAATGCTAGGGGCAGAAGAAGGAGAAAAGATGTGGGCAGAGGAAGGGGAACAAGTGTGAGCAGAGGAAGGGGAACAAGTGGGAGCAGTGAGTATGCTCAGTTTTGA
- the LOC131310169 gene encoding uncharacterized protein LOC131310169, protein MEGSESWKFFIDHLRTVLGHGSEAKPWTFMSDMQKSIEPVLAEFMPQSAHRLCCRHLFANFKKVHSGLLLKKCFWEAARAYNQIDFNRAMERIKDISKEAHKWLSDVPTHKWVRHAFDDRVKNDHITNNLSESFNSWLGQLRHKPVLSLLEGIRTKVMSRIQKSYAKGMTWTRSAGSHVKKRLAKAQNASRICTLLYCGGDEYEVTDDGHTFQLNMSTRTCTCREWQVAGILCRYVVSALTHKGSTLKMVVIQVINLRHICNVMEA, encoded by the exons ATGGAAGGGAGTGAAAGCTGGAAGTTTTTCATTGACCATTTGCGGACAGTCTTGGGTCATGGGAGCGAAGCCAAGCCTTGGACCTTCATGTCAGACATGCAAAAG AGTATTGAACCCGTGCTTGCAGAGTTTATGCCTCAATCTGCCCATAGGTTGTGTTGTAGACACCTTTTTGCCAACTTTAAAAAGGTGCATTCTGGATTGTTGCTTAAGAAATGTTTTTGGGAAGCTGCAAGAGCTTATAATCAGATTGACTTTAATCGAGCAATGGAAAGGATAAAAGACATATCAAAAGAAGCTCATAAATGGTTGTCAGATGTCCCAACTCATAAGTGGGTTAGGCATGCATTTGATGATAGAGTCAAGAATGATCACATCACAAACAACCTCAGTGAGTCATTCAATAGTTGGTTAGGTCAACTGAGACATAAACCTGTCCTTTCACTTTTAGAAGGTATTAGAACTAAGGTAATGAGTAGGATCCAGAAGAGTTATGCAAAAGGGATGACATGGACTCGGTCAGCTGGATCACATGTGAAGAAGAGGTTGGCTAAAGCACAAAATGCCTCTAGGATCTGTACCTTGTTGTATTGTGGTGGTGATGAGTATGAAGTGACAGATGATGGCCACACTTTTCAACTTAACATGAGTACAAGGACATGTACTTGTAGAGAGTGGCAGGTGGCTGGAATACTCTGTAGATATGTTGTTTCAGCCCTTACACATAAAGGGTCGACATTGAAGATGGTTGTGATCCAAGTTATAAACTTGAGGCATATATGCAATGTTATGGAGGCATGA
- the LOC131310163 gene encoding ankyrin repeat-containing protein ITN1-like, producing MNERENKGRRLYEACLSGSVPALDALIEEDQLILDRVSSLTCFSDDTPLHVAALRGHLDFTKALLAQKPKLATELDSLRCSPLHLASAEGHAEIVRELLRVNTDVCIAHDQDGRIPLHLAIMKGRVEVILELLRAKPESIHEKLSKGETVLHLCVIYNRLEAFKTLVQYLHNHHQEFLLNTGDNDGNTILHLAAALKQKDTIEYLLGIKSVKDHAKVKNKNASTALDVVELCPTRDLKTMEIREFLLQAGVRRSVYSELDPNPESTPNNPPPQRCCKAGVLLIGCISRFWTKYIKVDRVWLQEVRGHLITAATLTATMAYQSILSPPGGFWQGTERSQNATSLALSPSSGYSDPISDEQIAGHAVLDNNDDGRYAAYLVINTIMLTASLSTIMLAMTGFPMHNKLLTWLLVFTMYITISCMTGAYVLAMTIVSPGIWYKFKLASDILSGLLLGWLGLCTFVALLHSCRFLVWLGNKLVKLVTACYRCCRPTPRAAHNTTDQSGFQQLAVISA from the exons ATGAACGAGAGAGAAAACAAGGGGAGAAGGCTCTATGAAGCTTGTTTGAGTGGGAGTGTCCCAGCTTTAGACGCGTTGATTGAAGAAGATCAACTTATTCTTGACCGAGTTAGCTCACTAACATGCTTCTCCGATGACACCCCCTTGCACGTAGCAGCATTGCGCGGTCATTTGGACTTCACGAAAGCCCTTCTAGCTCAgaaaccaaaacttgccactgAGTTAGACTCGCTACGGTGTTCGCCCCTCCACTTAGCTTCCGCTGAGGGCCACGCTGAAATTGTACGAGAGTTGTTACGGGTGAACACCGACGTCTGCATCGCTCATGATCAGGATG GTAGAATCCCTCTCCACTTGGCAATCATGAAAGGGCGAGTTGAGGTCATATTAGAACTGCTTCGAGCCAAACCGGAGTCGATTCATGAAAAACTAAGCAAAGGGGAGACTGTTTTGCACTTATGTGTCATATATAACAGGCTAGAGGCTTTCAAGACATTGGTGCAATATTTGCACAACCACCACCAAGAGTTTCTCCTCAACACTGGAGACAATGATGGTAACACCATCTTGCATCTTGCTGCAGCTCTCAAACAAAAGGAT ACCATAGAATACTTGTTGGGAATAAAAAGTGTCAAAGACCACGCCAAAGTCAAGAATAAGAATGCTTCTACAGCTTTGGATGTTGTGGAGCTCTGTCCTACCAGAGACCTAAAAACTATGGAAATTCGAGAGTTTCTTTTACAAGCTGGGGTTCGTAGATCCGTTTACAGTGAGTTGGATCCCAACCCTGAATCAACTCCCAATAATCCTCCTCCTCAACGTTGTTGTAAAGCTGGAGTACTATTAATTGGATGCATTTCTAGGTTTTGGACCAAGTATATCAAGGTCGATCGTGTCTGGCTCCAAGAG GTACGCGGCCATTTAATAACGGCAGCCACCCTAACTGCAACCATGGCTTATCAATCCATTTTAAGTCCGCCTGGTGGTTTTTGGCAAGGCACGGAGAGAAGCCAAAATGCCACTTCGCTTGCCCTTTCTCCTTCATCAGGCTATTCAGATCCTATTTCGGATGAGCAAATTGCAGGACATGCCGTTCTGGACAACAATGACGATGGCAGGTATGCTGCATACTTGGTTATTAACACCATAATGTTAACAGCATCATTGAGCACTATTATGCTGGCCATGACTGGATTCCCGATGCACAACAAGCTTTTAACATGGCTGTTGGTATTCACTATGTACATCACAATTTCATGTATGACTGGAGCTTATGTGTTGGCAATGACTATAGTATCCCCAGGCATATGGTATAAATTTAAGCTCGCTTCGGATATACTTTCTGGACTGTTGCTTGGTTGGCTGGGTCTATGCACATTTGTTGCGCTGCTTCACTCATGCCGCTTCTTGGTATGGCTGGGGAACAAGTTGGTAAAACTTGTTACAGCATGTTATCGTTGTTGCAGACCAACTCCAAGAGCTGCCCACAATACTACTGATCAATCAGGATTCCAGCAGCTGGCAGTCATAAGTGCATAG